A stretch of the Mycolicibacterium celeriflavum genome encodes the following:
- the treZ gene encoding malto-oligosyltrehalose trehalohydrolase has translation MTETGSSARPTVFTVWAPRPQRVRLDVDGTLHDMARSDGGWWHAAVETHPDARYGFVLDDDPTVLPDPRSPRQPDGVHARSQLWQPAPGAWADDDWAGRSIEGRVIYELHVGTFTPDGTFDSAIEKLDYLVDLGVDFVELMPVNAFGGTHGWGYDGVLWYAVHEPYGGPDALVRLVDACHRRGLGVLIDAVFNHLGPSGNYLPRFGPYLSSGSNPWGESINIADADADEVRRYIIDCALRWMRDFHADGLRLDAVHALVDTTAIHILEELSAETDALAAELGRPLSLIAESDLNDPRLITPRDQGGLGMTAQWDDDIHHAIHSAVSGERQGYYHDFGTLEALATTLKHGYYHAGTYSSFRHRRHGRPLDTATIPATRLLAYTLTHDQVGNRATGDRPSQNLTSGQLAVKAALALGSPYTAMLFMGEEWGSSSPFQFFSSHPEPELARATAEGRKREFAEHGWDADAIPDPQDPATFLRSKLNWGEVDEGDHGRLRRVYRELIALRHHEIDFADPWLEHLRIDYDEDARWIVMHRGAHAIACNLGADSIDVPVTGEVVLAWADPTVGTESTRLEGHSFAVVKSPSTVTAPVDN, from the coding sequence ATGACTGAGACCGGATCGTCGGCTCGGCCGACTGTGTTCACTGTGTGGGCCCCGCGACCACAGCGGGTGCGGCTCGACGTCGACGGCACACTGCACGACATGGCCCGCTCCGACGGCGGGTGGTGGCACGCAGCGGTCGAAACCCATCCCGACGCGCGCTACGGCTTCGTGCTCGACGACGACCCGACCGTGCTTCCCGACCCGCGCTCGCCGCGTCAGCCCGACGGCGTGCACGCGCGATCCCAATTGTGGCAGCCGGCGCCCGGCGCGTGGGCCGACGACGACTGGGCGGGCCGCTCGATCGAGGGCCGGGTGATCTACGAGCTGCACGTCGGCACCTTCACGCCCGACGGAACGTTCGACTCCGCGATCGAAAAGCTGGACTATCTGGTGGATCTCGGCGTCGACTTCGTCGAGTTGATGCCGGTGAATGCGTTCGGCGGCACCCACGGCTGGGGTTACGACGGTGTGCTCTGGTACGCGGTGCACGAACCCTACGGCGGGCCCGACGCGCTGGTACGGCTGGTCGACGCCTGCCATCGGCGCGGGCTTGGCGTGCTGATCGACGCCGTGTTCAACCATCTCGGCCCGTCGGGCAACTATCTGCCGCGGTTCGGGCCGTACCTGTCCTCGGGCAGCAATCCGTGGGGCGAGTCGATCAACATCGCCGACGCCGACGCCGACGAGGTACGGCGTTACATCATCGACTGCGCGCTGCGCTGGATGCGCGACTTCCACGCCGACGGCCTGCGCTTGGACGCGGTGCACGCGCTGGTGGACACGACGGCGATCCACATCCTCGAGGAGCTGTCCGCCGAAACCGATGCGCTCGCAGCGGAGTTGGGTCGGCCGCTGTCGCTGATCGCCGAGAGCGACCTGAACGATCCGCGGCTCATCACGCCGCGCGATCAAGGCGGCCTCGGGATGACCGCACAGTGGGACGACGACATCCACCACGCCATCCACTCCGCGGTGTCGGGTGAACGGCAGGGCTACTACCACGATTTCGGCACGCTGGAGGCGCTGGCCACCACGCTGAAACATGGTTACTACCACGCAGGCACGTACTCGTCGTTCCGGCACCGCAGGCACGGCAGGCCGTTGGACACCGCCACGATTCCGGCCACCCGCCTGCTGGCCTACACCCTCACCCACGACCAGGTGGGCAACCGGGCGACCGGCGACCGCCCCTCGCAGAACCTGACGTCCGGCCAACTGGCCGTCAAGGCGGCGCTCGCACTCGGATCGCCCTACACGGCAATGCTTTTCATGGGCGAGGAGTGGGGCTCGTCGTCGCCGTTCCAGTTCTTCAGCTCGCATCCGGAGCCGGAACTGGCGCGGGCCACCGCAGAGGGCCGCAAACGCGAGTTCGCCGAGCACGGCTGGGATGCCGACGCGATCCCCGACCCGCAAGACCCCGCGACGTTCCTGCGCTCGAAGCTGAACTGGGGTGAGGTCGACGAGGGTGATCACGGTCGGCTGCGGCGGGTGTACCGCGAGCTGATCGCGTTGCGGCACCATGAAATTGATTTCGCCGACCCCTGGCTGGAGCACCTGCGGATCGACTACGACGAAGACGCTCGCTGGATCGTGATGCACCGCGGCGCGCACGCCATTGCCTGCAACCTGGGCGCCGATTCCATCGACGTCCCGGTCACGGGCGAGGTGGTGCTGGCGTGGGCCGATCCGACGGTCGGAACCGAAAGCACACGGCTCGAGGGCCATTCGTTCGCTGTTGTCAAGTCGCCATCCACAGTTACGGCACCTGTGGATAACTGA
- a CDS encoding type II toxin-antitoxin system Phd/YefM family antitoxin, which translates to MERIGLRELRQHASRYIGRVARGESIEVTQRGRLVARIVPARPDTWDEMIERGDLIPRESPDRLEDLVPIRVDFDVSAELQRQREDRL; encoded by the coding sequence ATGGAGCGCATCGGGCTTCGTGAGTTGCGCCAGCACGCCAGTCGCTACATCGGGCGCGTCGCCCGCGGCGAGTCGATTGAGGTGACGCAGCGCGGGCGCCTCGTCGCCCGCATCGTCCCGGCCCGGCCGGATACCTGGGACGAGATGATCGAGCGCGGCGACCTCATTCCGCGGGAGTCGCCCGACCGATTGGAAGATCTCGTTCCCATCAGAGTCGACTTCGATGTCTCGGCGGAACTCCAGCGGCAACGCGAAGACCGCCTGTGA
- a CDS encoding type II toxin-antitoxin system VapC family toxin, producing MNIYLDSSALVKLVIEESDSPAVAQYLADFPQDNRVTAAITRTELLRAVSRRGAAVENARSALTRINFVALTTNLLDTAAALTPPELRTLDAIHLAAALTTPELRAVVTYDRRLADAANRAGVTVASPTQSR from the coding sequence GTGAACATCTACCTCGACTCGTCGGCGTTGGTGAAGTTGGTCATCGAAGAATCGGACTCGCCCGCCGTGGCGCAGTATCTGGCGGACTTCCCGCAAGACAACCGCGTTACTGCCGCAATCACCCGCACGGAACTGCTGCGCGCCGTGAGCCGTCGCGGTGCTGCCGTCGAAAACGCCCGTAGCGCGCTGACGAGGATCAACTTCGTCGCGCTCACCACCAACTTGCTCGATACCGCAGCGGCATTGACACCGCCCGAGTTGCGTACCCTCGACGCAATCCACCTCGCGGCCGCGCTGACTACACCCGAACTGCGTGCGGTTGTCACCTACGACCGGCGGCTAGCCGATGCTGCCAACCGGGCGGGTGTCACCGTCGCCTCGCCCACTCAGAGCAGGTAG
- the ilvA gene encoding threonine ammonia-lyase IlvA yields the protein MSAELSQSRRMSPLSAADVDEAAQRISGVVLRSPLQISDRLSDATGATVYLKREDLQPVRSYKLRGAHNLLMQLSADELAAGVVCSSAGNHAQGFAMACRSMAVRGRVYVPRKTPKQKLDRIRFHGREFIELIVVGRTYDEAAAAALEDVARTGATLVPPYDDLRTMAGQGTIAAEILDQLDEEPDLVVVPVGGGGCISGITTYLAERTSRTSVLGVEPAGAAAMIAALAAGEPVTLDDVDQFVDGAAVNRAGALPYAALAAAGDMVSITTVDEGAVCTAMLDLYQNEGIIAEPAGALSVAALMETDIEPDSTVVCVISGGNNDVSRYGEVLERSLVHLGLKHYFLVDFPQEPGALRRFLDQVLGPNDDITLFEYVKRNNRETGEALVGIELGSAADFDGLLERMHASDIHVEALAPGSPAYRYLL from the coding sequence GTGTCCGCTGAACTGAGCCAGAGCCGGAGAATGTCGCCGCTGTCCGCGGCCGACGTCGACGAGGCTGCTCAGCGAATTTCGGGCGTGGTGCTGCGCAGCCCACTGCAGATCAGCGACCGGCTCTCGGACGCCACCGGCGCGACGGTGTATCTGAAGCGCGAGGACCTGCAGCCGGTGCGGTCGTACAAGCTGCGCGGGGCGCACAACCTGTTGATGCAGTTGTCCGCCGATGAGCTGGCCGCCGGCGTGGTGTGCTCGTCGGCAGGCAACCACGCGCAGGGCTTCGCGATGGCATGCCGCTCCATGGCTGTCCGCGGCCGCGTGTACGTGCCCCGCAAGACACCCAAGCAGAAGCTCGACCGCATTCGGTTCCACGGCCGCGAGTTCATCGAGCTGATCGTCGTCGGCAGGACGTACGACGAGGCCGCGGCCGCCGCGTTGGAGGATGTCGCCCGCACGGGTGCGACGCTGGTGCCACCCTACGACGACCTGCGCACGATGGCCGGCCAGGGCACGATCGCCGCCGAGATCCTCGACCAACTCGACGAGGAGCCGGATCTGGTGGTCGTTCCAGTCGGCGGCGGCGGATGCATCTCGGGTATCACCACTTATCTGGCCGAGCGGACGAGCCGGACCTCCGTGCTCGGCGTCGAACCGGCGGGCGCGGCGGCGATGATCGCGGCGCTGGCCGCGGGCGAACCGGTCACCTTGGACGATGTCGACCAGTTCGTCGACGGCGCAGCGGTGAACCGCGCGGGAGCGCTGCCGTACGCGGCGCTGGCGGCGGCGGGCGACATGGTCTCGATCACCACGGTTGACGAGGGCGCCGTGTGCACCGCGATGCTCGACCTCTACCAGAACGAGGGCATCATCGCCGAGCCTGCGGGCGCGTTGTCCGTGGCGGCGTTGATGGAGACCGACATCGAGCCGGATTCGACTGTCGTGTGCGTGATCTCGGGTGGCAACAACGACGTGTCGCGGTACGGCGAGGTGCTGGAGCGCTCGCTGGTGCACCTCGGGCTCAAGCACTACTTCCTCGTGGACTTCCCGCAGGAGCCCGGGGCGTTGCGCCGCTTCCTGGACCAGGTTCTCGGTCCGAACGACGACATCACGTTGTTCGAGTACGTCAAGCGCAACAACCGCGAGACCGGAGAAGCGCTGGTCGGTATCGAACTCGGGTCGGCGGCGGATTTCGACGGCCTACTCGAGCGGATGCACGCGTCAGACATCCACGTCGAGGCGCTGGCGCCTGGCTCGCCGGCCTACCGCTACCTGCTCTGA
- a CDS encoding nitroreductase family deazaflavin-dependent oxidoreductase, producing the protein MPLSGDYEPSPWAWVRDHADTIMESGSTDGVDMKGKPIILLTTIGAKTGKIRKTPLMRVEHDGQYAVVASLGGAPKNPVWYYNIKAHPRVELQDGAVTREYEAREVTGDEKALWWKRAVDAWPDYAEYQQKTDRQIPVFVLTPIN; encoded by the coding sequence ATGCCGCTTTCCGGAGATTATGAACCGAGCCCGTGGGCTTGGGTGCGCGACCACGCCGACACGATCATGGAGTCGGGCAGCACCGACGGCGTCGATATGAAGGGCAAGCCCATCATCTTGTTGACCACGATCGGGGCGAAGACGGGGAAGATCCGCAAGACGCCGTTGATGCGTGTCGAACACGACGGTCAGTACGCGGTGGTGGCGTCGCTGGGTGGTGCTCCGAAGAACCCGGTCTGGTACTACAACATCAAGGCTCACCCTCGCGTGGAGTTGCAGGACGGCGCCGTGACCAGGGAATACGAAGCCCGCGAGGTCACCGGTGACGAGAAGGCCCTCTGGTGGAAGCGGGCCGTCGACGCCTGGCCCGACTATGCCGAGTATCAGCAGAAGACCGACCGCCAGATCCCGGTGTTCGTGCTGACCCCGATTAACTGA
- a CDS encoding SRPBCC family protein, which produces MESRHVSIWINGTPEAVYEFAADPRTWPRWAAGLAEGGLRQTAEGWVADSPLGEVTIEFAPPNEFGVLDHVVRLPTGEAVYNPMRVQPGGVPTDSEEPRCEVVFTVRRRPGMTDGEFDADTSAVAADLATLKKLIEY; this is translated from the coding sequence ATGGAGTCGCGACACGTCAGTATCTGGATCAACGGCACGCCGGAAGCCGTCTACGAGTTCGCCGCCGACCCCCGGACGTGGCCGCGGTGGGCTGCCGGACTCGCAGAGGGCGGCCTTCGCCAGACGGCCGAGGGCTGGGTGGCCGACTCGCCCTTGGGTGAGGTGACCATCGAGTTCGCCCCGCCGAACGAATTCGGCGTGCTCGACCACGTGGTTCGTCTGCCGACCGGGGAAGCGGTCTACAACCCGATGCGGGTACAACCCGGCGGTGTCCCGACAGACTCTGAGGAACCCCGCTGCGAGGTCGTTTTCACCGTGCGCCGCCGGCCGGGCATGACCGACGGGGAATTCGACGCCGACACCTCGGCGGTGGCCGCCGATCTGGCGACACTGAAGAAGCTGATCGAATACTAG
- a CDS encoding SulP family inorganic anion transporter encodes MSSSQQVDVADRQVGVARAHPEATHWRSVLRYDVPASLVVFLVALPLSLGIAVASNAPVLAGLIAAIVGGILAGALGGSPLQVSGPAAGLTVIVAGLVGQFGWAVTCAITVCAGVLQVLFGLSRVARAALAISPVVVYAMLAGIGVTIALQQLHVLLGGESKSSAMTSITELPAQLVNAGGAGLALGLAVIAVLVVWPRVPSPVGKVPGPLVAIVGVTLASVALPLDVPRIAIDGSLLDALQLPELPDGNWGAFAVGVLTVALIASVESLLSAVSVDRLHGGTRTNFDRELLGQGSANIVSGAIGGLPITGVIVRSSTNVAAGARTRASAILHGVWVLVFALPFAGLVQQIPSAALAGLLIVIGLRLVKWPHIKTAHRTGDLAVYLVTILGVVFVNLLAGVLIGLGLAVSLVLWRVVRTQIRVDHTGDDHWRVVVTGSLTFLSLPQLTRKLTAIPASATVTLELLVDYLDHPCQESIAHWQRQHQAGGGTVHIHELGPVGMDSALNGPPERALDSPSGHLVGVNGDGANWPGAQRRTVNGHRSDGTPESILDGLAQSTSGGPRQ; translated from the coding sequence ATGAGTAGTAGCCAGCAGGTGGATGTCGCGGACCGACAGGTTGGCGTCGCGCGCGCGCACCCGGAGGCGACTCATTGGCGGTCGGTGTTGCGGTACGACGTGCCGGCGTCGCTGGTGGTGTTCCTGGTCGCTCTGCCGTTGTCGCTCGGCATCGCGGTGGCCTCGAATGCGCCGGTGCTCGCGGGGTTGATCGCCGCGATCGTCGGCGGGATCTTGGCCGGCGCCCTCGGTGGATCACCGCTGCAGGTGAGCGGCCCCGCCGCGGGGCTGACGGTTATTGTCGCCGGGCTGGTCGGGCAATTCGGATGGGCAGTGACATGCGCGATCACGGTTTGCGCCGGCGTGCTTCAGGTGCTCTTCGGGTTGAGCCGCGTGGCGCGCGCGGCGCTGGCCATCTCACCGGTTGTGGTGTACGCGATGCTGGCAGGCATCGGGGTCACCATCGCCTTGCAGCAGTTACACGTGCTGCTCGGCGGCGAATCGAAGAGTTCGGCGATGACGAGCATCACCGAGCTTCCAGCGCAGTTGGTCAACGCCGGGGGTGCCGGTCTGGCGCTTGGTCTGGCTGTGATCGCCGTGCTCGTCGTGTGGCCGCGGGTTCCCTCGCCCGTCGGCAAGGTGCCGGGACCGCTGGTCGCGATCGTCGGCGTGACCCTGGCCTCGGTGGCACTGCCGCTCGACGTCCCGCGGATCGCGATTGACGGCTCGCTCCTGGACGCGCTGCAATTGCCTGAGTTGCCGGACGGCAACTGGGGTGCCTTCGCCGTCGGCGTGCTCACCGTGGCTCTCATCGCCAGCGTGGAAAGTCTGCTGTCGGCGGTGTCGGTGGACCGGCTCCATGGCGGAACGCGGACCAACTTCGACAGGGAACTGCTCGGCCAAGGCAGCGCCAACATCGTGTCAGGCGCGATCGGCGGACTGCCGATCACGGGCGTGATCGTGCGTAGTTCAACCAACGTCGCCGCCGGCGCGCGCACTCGTGCGTCAGCGATCTTGCACGGCGTGTGGGTGCTGGTGTTCGCGCTGCCCTTCGCCGGCCTCGTTCAGCAGATCCCTTCCGCGGCGCTGGCCGGCCTGCTGATCGTGATCGGCCTCCGGCTCGTCAAGTGGCCGCACATCAAGACCGCCCACCGCACCGGTGACTTGGCGGTTTACCTCGTCACCATCCTGGGTGTGGTGTTCGTCAACCTGCTCGCCGGCGTCCTGATCGGGCTGGGACTGGCCGTCTCGCTCGTGCTATGGCGGGTGGTGCGGACGCAGATCCGCGTCGACCATACGGGTGACGACCACTGGCGCGTCGTCGTGACGGGCTCGCTCACCTTCCTTTCACTGCCGCAACTGACCCGGAAGCTGACGGCCATCCCCGCGAGCGCCACGGTGACGCTCGAGCTGTTGGTGGACTACCTCGACCATCCTTGCCAGGAGTCGATTGCACACTGGCAACGCCAACACCAGGCTGGCGGCGGCACCGTGCACATTCACGAGCTTGGACCCGTGGGCATGGACAGCGCCCTGAACGGCCCCCCGGAACGGGCACTCGATTCGCCTTCCGGGCACCTGGTCGGCGTCAACGGCGACGGAGCGAACTGGCCCGGAGCCCAGCGGCGAACCGTCAACGGCCATAGAAGTGACGGAACGCCGGAGTCGATTCTCGACGGGTTGGCCCAATCCACCAGCGGCGGACCGCGCCAGTGA
- a CDS encoding response regulator transcription factor, with the protein MTMTSQPTRPPAHRQAILGKLPRIYRADGSVIRVLLVDDELALTNLVKMALHYEGWQVDIAHNGEDAVAKFNATAPDVLILDIMLPDLDGMQILRRVRESETYTPILFLTARDSVADRVAGLTAGADDYMTKPFSLEELVARIRGLLRRAQYTAAAPQDEITVGQLTLDGASRTVTRDGIAIDLTATEFELLRYLMRNPGRALGRAEILDHVWNYGFDGRTSIVDLYISYLRKKVDNGREPMIHTVRGIGYMLRPPS; encoded by the coding sequence ATCACCATGACATCGCAACCGACCCGGCCGCCGGCACACCGCCAAGCGATCTTGGGGAAACTGCCGCGGATCTATCGCGCCGATGGTTCGGTCATCCGAGTGCTCCTGGTCGACGATGAACTGGCGCTGACCAACCTGGTCAAGATGGCCCTGCATTACGAGGGGTGGCAGGTCGACATTGCCCACAACGGCGAAGATGCCGTTGCCAAATTCAACGCGACCGCGCCGGACGTGCTGATTTTGGACATCATGCTGCCCGACCTCGACGGCATGCAGATTCTGCGGCGGGTGCGTGAATCGGAGACTTACACTCCGATCCTGTTTCTCACCGCTCGTGATTCGGTGGCCGATCGGGTCGCGGGGCTGACAGCGGGCGCAGACGACTACATGACCAAGCCGTTCAGCCTCGAGGAGCTTGTGGCGCGTATCCGCGGTCTGCTGCGGCGCGCGCAGTACACCGCCGCCGCACCGCAGGACGAGATCACCGTCGGCCAGCTGACGCTGGACGGCGCCAGCCGGACCGTAACCCGTGATGGAATCGCAATCGATTTGACCGCAACAGAATTCGAGCTGCTGCGCTACCTGATGCGCAACCCCGGTCGAGCCCTCGGTCGCGCGGAGATCCTCGATCATGTGTGGAATTACGGCTTCGACGGCAGAACCAGCATCGTCGATCTATACATCTCCTATCTACGCAAGAAGGTCGACAATGGCCGGGAGCCGATGATTCACACCGTGCGCGGCATCGGGTACATGCTCCGACCCCCCTCGTGA
- a CDS encoding sensor histidine kinase → MGVLHLISLRDYAYDLTDERLANSLAALRHSYTKLSYTQTHPQLFGTEGPHALIRFTGQPVGSLIAVVRNGKVAGSAVFTDDEPRPAPPDAVSALESIDWHNDGSPFDAQLGDLGRYRLQSMAIDSDDWLVAAVSLRPTDQAVARGIVSTVVLVLAALLVIAVGTLLTVSYALGPLRRVAATAASVAKLPLAGPENRIDIRVPDAYTDPETEVGIVGHALNRLLANVDSALAERAESDRRMRRFLADVSHELRTPLSAIRGYSELTRQDSAELPDTTEYALARIEAESNRMSSLVADLLLLSRLDERQDLLTEEVDLSDLATNAVSDITVSSPDHNWYLVLPEDPIWVLADRARLHQLLSNLLINAVDHTPAGTTVTTTVARRVDDSGSARVELVVHDDGPGIPSELLPHLFDRFVRADKSRSREFGNLGLGLAIVASIAQAHNGSVSVRSAPGSTTFTVVLPDAVATRAPDPMHTVPPDDM, encoded by the coding sequence ATGGGCGTTCTTCACCTGATCAGTCTGCGCGACTACGCCTACGACCTCACCGACGAGCGGTTGGCCAATTCGCTGGCCGCGCTGAGGCATTCGTACACGAAGCTGTCCTACACCCAGACGCATCCGCAATTGTTCGGCACGGAAGGTCCCCACGCGCTGATCCGCTTCACCGGGCAGCCGGTGGGGTCGTTGATTGCGGTTGTGCGCAACGGGAAGGTCGCCGGCTCCGCGGTATTCACCGACGACGAGCCACGACCTGCACCGCCCGACGCCGTCTCCGCCCTCGAAAGCATCGACTGGCACAACGACGGCTCGCCGTTCGATGCGCAGCTCGGTGACCTCGGCCGCTACCGGCTGCAGAGTATGGCCATCGACAGCGATGACTGGTTGGTGGCTGCAGTGAGCCTGCGTCCCACCGACCAGGCGGTCGCTCGGGGAATCGTCAGCACTGTCGTCCTGGTGCTCGCCGCGCTGCTGGTCATCGCGGTGGGCACCCTGCTGACCGTCAGCTACGCCCTGGGCCCATTACGCCGGGTCGCGGCGACCGCGGCGAGCGTGGCGAAGCTGCCGCTGGCAGGTCCGGAGAACCGCATCGACATCCGCGTCCCCGACGCCTACACCGACCCGGAAACCGAGGTCGGCATCGTCGGCCACGCACTGAACCGGCTGTTGGCCAACGTCGACTCGGCGCTGGCCGAACGCGCCGAGTCCGACCGGCGCATGCGCCGGTTCCTCGCCGACGTCAGCCACGAGCTTCGCACGCCGCTGTCCGCAATTCGCGGCTATTCCGAGCTGACCCGACAGGACAGCGCCGAACTGCCCGACACCACCGAGTATGCGCTCGCGCGAATCGAAGCCGAGTCCAACCGGATGTCGTCGCTGGTCGCCGACTTACTGCTGTTATCCCGCCTCGACGAACGACAGGACCTGTTGACCGAGGAGGTGGATCTCAGTGACCTGGCAACCAATGCCGTCAGCGACATCACAGTCTCCTCACCCGACCACAACTGGTATCTGGTGCTGCCCGAAGACCCGATCTGGGTGCTCGCGGACCGGGCGAGGCTGCACCAGCTGCTGAGCAACTTGTTGATCAATGCGGTCGACCACACACCCGCCGGCACCACGGTGACCACGACCGTCGCGCGTCGTGTCGACGACTCGGGCTCCGCCCGCGTCGAGCTGGTGGTGCATGACGACGGCCCCGGCATTCCGAGTGAACTTCTGCCGCACCTGTTCGACCGGTTCGTCCGCGCCGACAAGTCCCGCTCCCGCGAGTTCGGCAACCTCGGCCTGGGCCTTGCCATCGTTGCGTCAATCGCCCAGGCGCACAACGGCTCCGTGTCGGTACGGTCTGCGCCCGGATCGACCACATTCACCGTAGTTCTGCCCGACGCCGTTGCGACCCGCGCGCCTGACCCGATGCACACGGTCCCACCCGACGACATGTAG